A single Anopheles arabiensis isolate DONGOLA chromosome 2, AaraD3, whole genome shotgun sequence DNA region contains:
- the LOC120895423 gene encoding sodium-dependent phosphate transporter 1-A, translating into MDPFDPDILWLVILGFVIAFILAFGIGANDVANSFGTSVGSGVLTIRQACWLATVCEVSGAVLIGYKVSDTMRKGILEVEMYKGSEIELMLGCLSALGSSALWLLVATFLKMPISGTHSIVGSTIGFSLVARGTQGLKWNTLLTIVGSWFISPVLSGLVSVLLFWMIRKFILNAKNPLRAGLFSLPLFYGTTLAVNVFSIVHDGPKLLYMDNIPLWVALAVSITLGIVVATLVQLFIVPWQRHKILNGEKTQFTVGDSDGDSSSNGSPRRAKRPLSLVASDGKPLPAITETTELVSLSSQHQQQASQNGLVKKLSNELSPSGPYSFNPEIVKKANSLLGAHDKTSLDNTDLTVTSLNYIDELQSYHGNGRFHLGTYFDRRNSTNVSPKSPDSGHLINGGMKEQPTVIALQNGKSPTSPKSDSTLPITDYTLMPQNVLLSSTEQDIKKTDMCKIEAAAGLEHPLISATLSPNSSKVPLIGAKEGSEEDNRRQKPVEESEDVSTLFSFLQVLTATFGSFAHGGNDVSNAIGPLIALFMIYREGSVLQKSETPLLILLYGGLGISVGLWLWGRRVIETIGNDLTKITPSTGFTIEIGAALTVLIASKIGLPISTTHCKVGSVVFVGQANSRPATVDSGKHAHHAVTAQQKAVDWGLFRNIVYAWVVTVPVAALLSAGFMVALRAIVLP; encoded by the exons ATGGATCCCTTTGATCCCGATATTCTGTGGTTGGTGATCCTGGGCTTCGTAATAGCGTTTATTCTGGCATTTGGTATTGGTGCTAATGATGTTGCTAACTCGTTCGGTACGAGCGTTGGGTCGGGCGTGCTGACCATACGTCAGGCATGCTGGTTAGCCACCGTATGCGAAGTGTCCGGCGCTGTTCTCATAG GTTACAAGGTGTCCGATACGATGCGGAAAGGTATCCTAGAGGTCGAGATGTACAAGGGTAGTGAAATCGAGCTGATGCTTGGCTGCCTGTCGGCTCTCGGAAGCTCGGCGCTGTGGCTGCTGGTAGCAACGTTCCTTAAAATGCCCATCTCCGGCACACACAGCATTGTTGGATCGACGATCGGTTTCAGCCTGGTCGCCCGTGGCACGCAGGGACTCAAGTGGAACACACTGCTCACGATCGTTGGCTCATGGTTCATCTCGCCCGTGCTGAGCGGTTTGGTGAGCGTGCTGTTATTCTGGATGATTCGCAAATTCATCCTGAACGCGAAGAACCCTCTGCGGGCCGGACTGTTCTCGTTGCCGCTGTTCTATGGCACAACCTTGGCTGTGAATGTCTTTAGTATCGTGCACGATGGACCAAAAT TGCTGTACATGGATAACATCCCGCTGTGGGTGGCGCTTGCGGTCAGCATTACGCTTGGTATCGTCGTGGCAACGCTGGTACAGCTGTTTATTGTGCCGTGGCAAAGGCATAAGATACTCAACGGCGAGAAGACCCAATTCACGGTCGGTGACTCAGATGGAGATTCGTCATCGAACGGTAGCCCGCGCCGGGCGAAGCGACCGCTCTCTCTGGTGGCCAGCGATGGTAAACCGCTGCCAGCAATTACCGAGACAACCGAGCTGGTTTCACTGTCGtcgcagcatcagcaacaggcCTCACAAAATGGGTTGGTGAAGAAGCTCTCAAATGAGCTTTCGCCGAGCGGACCCTACAGCTTCAATCCGGAGATTGTAAAGAAGGCAAACAGCTTGCTTGGCGCGCACGACAAAACCAGCTTGGACAACACGGACCTAACGGTGACAAGCCTGAACTACATCGACGAGTTGCAATCGTACCATGGCAATGGACGCTTCCATCTCGGCACGTACTTTGACCGTCGCAACAGTACCAACGTATCGCCGAAATCACCCGACTCGGGACATCTGATCAATGGAGGAATGAA AGAACAACCTACCGTAATCGCACTGCAGAATGGCAAATCACCCACCAGTCCGAAGAGCGACAGTACGCTTCCGATAACCGACTACACGCTAATGCCACAGAACGTGCTGCTGAGCAGCACGGAGCAAGACATCAAAAAGACAGACATGTGCAAGATTGAAGCAGCCGCCGGTTTGGAACATCCGCTCATCAGTGCAACGCTCTCACCCAACTCGAGCAAAGTGCCATTGATTGGTGCGAAGGAAGGCTCCGAGGAGGACAACCGAAGGCAAAAGCCGGTCGAAGAGAGCGAAGACGTGTCAACCCTGTTCTCCTTCCTGCAGGTTCTCACTGCTACGTTTGGCAGCTTTGCGCACGGTGGCAATGATGTCAG CAATGCCATTGGACCGCTGATCGCGCTATTCATGATCTATCGCGAGGGTTCGGTGCTGCAAAAGTCGGAAACGCCACTGTTGATCCTGTTGTATGGAGGATTGGGCATTTCGGTCGGTCTGTGGCTGTGGGGTCGGCGTGTGATCGAAACGATCGGTAATGATCTCACCAAGATTACTCCTTCGAC TGGTTTTACCATCGAAATCGGTGCCGCCTTGACTGTGCTAATAGCGTCCAAAATTGGTCTGCCCATTTCTACGACTCATTGTAAGGTGGGTTCAGTTGTGTTCGTTGGGCAGGCGAACTCACGGCCAGCGACAGTCGATAGCGGTAAGCATGCGCATCATGCCGTGACTGCGCAACAGAAAGCGGTTGATTGGGGGCTGTTCCGAAACATCGTGTATGCCTGGGTCGTCACTGTTCCGGTGGCAGCCCTGCTGAGTGCCGGTTTTATGGTTGCCCTTCGCGCTATCGTGTTGCCTTAA
- the LOC120894735 gene encoding transcription initiation factor TFIID subunit 6 isoform X2, translating to MGDRDKTMYGSTLSLESIKVIAESIGVGSLPDDAAKELADDVSYKLKQIVQDAVKFMHHSKRMKLSIADVDHSLKVRNIEPQYGFVARDFIPFRFASGGGRELHFIEEKEVDLTEMVQGQTPKIPLEPSLRAHWLAVEGVQPTVPENPPPLSKDVQALDSVNPAHKLDKTNQKDTTGKPTINKHKLKNSETVQVKQLAQHELSVEQQLYYKEITEACVGSDEARRAEALTSLSSDPGLHEMLPRMCTFIAEGVKVNVVQNNLALLIYLMRMVRALLDNPALYLEKYLHELIPCVSTCIVSRQLCMRPELDNHWALRDFAARLMAQICKTFNTSTNNLQTRVTRLFSAALQNDKTPLSSMYGALQGLSELGTEVTKVFIIPRLKFISERVEPLLQGITSNISNTDKIAAGHIRAILQKGVPPILKTLRNPPDLVEEYKRDYGCLGQTLHQAVVKARSASPSSGAGGAGGSSASSTTPSTATSITVSTSNNSSNTVVLTATPSRPQTPQAISAAKTIAATASIQRPGTAAGGGVAVLNTGSQASQPPQQKFVIVPQRAQTPSPSQGPIIQRQGSVSGGAPAATTTLQIQPNMIKLEPVTGSGSGSMAPMTSSSNTNAPPSSGTAIGQKVVIINQTQTGPAANIIAKPTVFLSSGSSGGNNGHEEIHEDIIQVPPELDDLSHLE from the exons atgggcGATCGTGACAAAACTATGTACGGCTCCACGCTCTCGTTGGAATCGATAAAGGTAATTGCGGAAAGCATCGGCGTCGGAAGCCTGCCGGATGACGCGGCCAAGGAGCTGGCGGACGATGTGTCCTACAAGCTGAAGCAGATTGTACAAGACGCGGTAAAGTTTATGCACCACTCGAAGCGCATGAAGCTGTCCATTGCCGACGTGGACCACTCGCTGAAGGTGCGTAACATCGAGCCACAGTACGGGTTTGTGGCGCGGGATTTCATTCCCTTCCGATTTGCCTCGGGCGGTGGGCGCGAACTGCACTTCATAGAGGAAAAAGAAGTCGACCTGACGGAAATGGTGCAGGGCCAAACGCCCAAGATTCCGCTCGAGCCATCGTTACGTGCCCATTGGTTGGCGGTGGAGGGCGTACAGCCCACCGTACCGGAAAATCCGCCACCCCTTTCGAAGGATGTGCAGGCGCTGGATTCGGTCAATCCGGCCCACAAGCTGGACAAAACCAATCAGAAGGATACCACCGGCAAGCCAACGATTAACAAGCACAAGCTCAAAAACTCGGAAACTGTGCAGGTGAAGCAGCTGGCGCAGCACGAACTTTCCGTAGAGCAGCAGCTGTACTACAAGGAGATAACCGAGGCATGTGTCGGTTCCGATGAGGCGCGTCGTGCGGAAGCTCTGACGTCGCTGTCCAGCGATCCAGGTCTGCACGAAATGCTACCGCGAATGTGCACGTTCATCGCGGAAGGAGTCAAAGTGAACGTGGTGCAAAACAACCTTGCGCTGCTGATCTATCTCATGCGAATGGTACGCGCGCTGCTGGATAATCCGGCACTGTATCTGGAAAAATAT CTACACGAGCTCATTCCCTGTGTGTCAACGTGCATCGTTTCGCGGCAGCTCTGCATGCGCCCCGAGCTGGACAATCACTGGGCGTTGCGTGACTTTGCCGCCCGGCTGATGGCACAGATTTGTAAAACCTTCAACACCTCCACGAACAATCTGCAAACGCGTGTGACGCGGCTCTTCAGTGCGGCACTGCAAAACGATAAGACACCACTGTCGTCCATGTACGGCGCGCTGCAGGGTCTGTCCGAGCTGGGCACGGAGGTGACGAAGGTGTTCATCATACCACGTCTCAAGTTCATCTCCGAGCGCGTGGAACCATTGCTGCAGGGCATCACTAGCAACATTAGCAATACGGATAAGATTGCTGCCGGGCACATACGAGCGATACTGCAGAAAGGCGTCCCGCCGATACTGAAAACGTTGCGAAATCCACCCGATCTGGTGGAAGAGTACAAGCGGGACTACGGCTGCTTGGGGCAAACGTTGCACCAGGCAGTGGTGAAGGCACGATCGGCATCGCCCTCGTCCGGTGCTGGTGGGGCGGGTGGCTCATCGGCCTCTAGTACTACGCCATCGACCGCCACATCCATTACGGTTAGCACAAGCAACAATAGCAGCAACACCGTAGTCCTGACGGCAACACCCTCCAGGCCCCAGACACCGCAAGCTATTTCGGCGGCCAAAACGATTGCCGCTACAGCCTCAATACAGCGCCCCGGAACGGCAGCGGGTGGTGGCGTGGCCGTACTAAACACCGGCAGTCAGGCGTCCCAACCACCCCAGCAAAAGTTTGTGATAGTGCCCCAGCGTGCTCAAACGCCGTCCCCATCTCAAG GTCCCATCATACAGCGCCAGGGCAGCGTATCGGGTGGTGCACCGGCCGCTACAACCACCCTGCAAATTCAGCCCAACATGATTAAGCTGGAACCGGTGActggcagcggcagcggcagcatggCACCGATGACGTCATCATCGAACACGAACGCACCACCAAGCAGCGGTACGGCAATCGGCCAGAAGGTGGTTATCATAAACCAAACCCAGACCGGACCGGCTGCTAACATAATCGCCAAACCGACGGTTTTCCTTTCCTCGGGCTCATCCGGAGGTAACAATGGGCACGAAGAGATTCACGAAGATATCATCCAGGTTCCGCCCGAACTGGATGACCTCTCGCATTTGGAATGA
- the LOC120894735 gene encoding transcription initiation factor TFIID subunit 6 isoform X1, with translation MGDRDKTMYGSTLSLESIKVIAESIGVGSLPDDAAKELADDVSYKLKQIVQDAVKFMHHSKRMKLSIADVDHSLKVRNIEPQYGFVARDFIPFRFASGGGRELHFIEEKEVDLTEMVQGQTPKIPLEPSLRAHWLAVEGVQPTVPENPPPLSKDVQALDSVNPAHKLDKTNQKDTTGKPTINKHKLKNSETVQVKQLAQHELSVEQQLYYKEITEACVGSDEARRAEALTSLSSDPGLHEMLPRMCTFIAEGVKVNVVQNNLALLIYLMRMVRALLDNPALYLEKYLHELIPCVSTCIVSRQLCMRPELDNHWALRDFAARLMAQICKTFNTSTNNLQTRVTRLFSAALQNDKTPLSSMYGALQGLSELGTEVTKVFIIPRLKFISERVEPLLQGITSNISNTDKIAAGHIRAILQKGVPPILKTLRNPPDLVEEYKRDYGCLGQTLHQAVVKARSASPSSGAGGAGGSSASSTTPSTATSITVSTSNNSSNTVVLTATPSRPQTPQAISAAKTIAATASIQRPGTAAGGGVAVLNTGSQASQPPQQKFVIVPQRAQTPSPSQDDFVGPIIQRQGSVSGGAPAATTTLQIQPNMIKLEPVTGSGSGSMAPMTSSSNTNAPPSSGTAIGQKVVIINQTQTGPAANIIAKPTVFLSSGSSGGNNGHEEIHEDIIQVPPELDDLSHLE, from the exons atgggcGATCGTGACAAAACTATGTACGGCTCCACGCTCTCGTTGGAATCGATAAAGGTAATTGCGGAAAGCATCGGCGTCGGAAGCCTGCCGGATGACGCGGCCAAGGAGCTGGCGGACGATGTGTCCTACAAGCTGAAGCAGATTGTACAAGACGCGGTAAAGTTTATGCACCACTCGAAGCGCATGAAGCTGTCCATTGCCGACGTGGACCACTCGCTGAAGGTGCGTAACATCGAGCCACAGTACGGGTTTGTGGCGCGGGATTTCATTCCCTTCCGATTTGCCTCGGGCGGTGGGCGCGAACTGCACTTCATAGAGGAAAAAGAAGTCGACCTGACGGAAATGGTGCAGGGCCAAACGCCCAAGATTCCGCTCGAGCCATCGTTACGTGCCCATTGGTTGGCGGTGGAGGGCGTACAGCCCACCGTACCGGAAAATCCGCCACCCCTTTCGAAGGATGTGCAGGCGCTGGATTCGGTCAATCCGGCCCACAAGCTGGACAAAACCAATCAGAAGGATACCACCGGCAAGCCAACGATTAACAAGCACAAGCTCAAAAACTCGGAAACTGTGCAGGTGAAGCAGCTGGCGCAGCACGAACTTTCCGTAGAGCAGCAGCTGTACTACAAGGAGATAACCGAGGCATGTGTCGGTTCCGATGAGGCGCGTCGTGCGGAAGCTCTGACGTCGCTGTCCAGCGATCCAGGTCTGCACGAAATGCTACCGCGAATGTGCACGTTCATCGCGGAAGGAGTCAAAGTGAACGTGGTGCAAAACAACCTTGCGCTGCTGATCTATCTCATGCGAATGGTACGCGCGCTGCTGGATAATCCGGCACTGTATCTGGAAAAATAT CTACACGAGCTCATTCCCTGTGTGTCAACGTGCATCGTTTCGCGGCAGCTCTGCATGCGCCCCGAGCTGGACAATCACTGGGCGTTGCGTGACTTTGCCGCCCGGCTGATGGCACAGATTTGTAAAACCTTCAACACCTCCACGAACAATCTGCAAACGCGTGTGACGCGGCTCTTCAGTGCGGCACTGCAAAACGATAAGACACCACTGTCGTCCATGTACGGCGCGCTGCAGGGTCTGTCCGAGCTGGGCACGGAGGTGACGAAGGTGTTCATCATACCACGTCTCAAGTTCATCTCCGAGCGCGTGGAACCATTGCTGCAGGGCATCACTAGCAACATTAGCAATACGGATAAGATTGCTGCCGGGCACATACGAGCGATACTGCAGAAAGGCGTCCCGCCGATACTGAAAACGTTGCGAAATCCACCCGATCTGGTGGAAGAGTACAAGCGGGACTACGGCTGCTTGGGGCAAACGTTGCACCAGGCAGTGGTGAAGGCACGATCGGCATCGCCCTCGTCCGGTGCTGGTGGGGCGGGTGGCTCATCGGCCTCTAGTACTACGCCATCGACCGCCACATCCATTACGGTTAGCACAAGCAACAATAGCAGCAACACCGTAGTCCTGACGGCAACACCCTCCAGGCCCCAGACACCGCAAGCTATTTCGGCGGCCAAAACGATTGCCGCTACAGCCTCAATACAGCGCCCCGGAACGGCAGCGGGTGGTGGCGTGGCCGTACTAAACACCGGCAGTCAGGCGTCCCAACCACCCCAGCAAAAGTTTGTGATAGTGCCCCAGCGTGCTCAAACGCCGTCCCCATCTCAAG ACGATTTTGTAGGTCCCATCATACAGCGCCAGGGCAGCGTATCGGGTGGTGCACCGGCCGCTACAACCACCCTGCAAATTCAGCCCAACATGATTAAGCTGGAACCGGTGActggcagcggcagcggcagcatggCACCGATGACGTCATCATCGAACACGAACGCACCACCAAGCAGCGGTACGGCAATCGGCCAGAAGGTGGTTATCATAAACCAAACCCAGACCGGACCGGCTGCTAACATAATCGCCAAACCGACGGTTTTCCTTTCCTCGGGCTCATCCGGAGGTAACAATGGGCACGAAGAGATTCACGAAGATATCATCCAGGTTCCGCCCGAACTGGATGACCTCTCGCATTTGGAATGA
- the LOC120894736 gene encoding protein-lysine N-methyltransferase EEF2KMT: protein MKPNDGLKPADGIDESPLKLVSKQFLCCTPIRLIRWHGLLEHELNWDEQAALLDATVDHPLVQRYPLSAEYQAAFLKYIIAQLSSMNAEHHDRLMEKYCAMLSPGTELPLDDPSIGLSYKHYELPHGQGVISLKESGAFVSEGTTGLCSWQAAKALCEHISNNRDDFHGRNILELGSGVGLSGIYLAKCYEPSIIVMSDCHSSVLSALKENVRLNFPNAAPVECDNPLVSLLLDSGNTLMGVMDLDWQYISASNLSQLIEPDVIVAADIVYDHTLFPALLSTLNYIFCLSHNRCKFVLACTERNQDTLNEFLQLLITAKFRINEETVSPSRHFHWDSSASNIRIFTISRAFS from the exons ATGAAACCGAATGACGGACTTAAACCAGCAGACGGGATCGACGAAAGTCCGCTAAAGCTCGTGAGCAAACAGTTTCTCTGCTGCACTCCGATACGTTTGATCCGCTGGCAT GGTTTGCTAGAACACGAACTAAACTGGGACGAGCAGGCGGCACTGCTGGACGCTACTGTAGATCATCCGCTGGTCCAGCGCTACCCACTCAGTGCCGAGTATCAGGCCGCCTTTCTAAAGTACATCATCGCGCAGCTATCCAGCATGAACGCGGAGCATCACGACCGGCTGATGGAGAAGTATTGCGCGATGCTTTCGCCCGGTACGGAGCTGCCCCTGGATGATCCGTCGATCGGGCTCAGCTACAAGCACTACGAGCTGCCGCACGGACAGGGCGTAATATCGCTGAAGGAGTCGGGCGCGTTCGTATCGGAAGGAACGACGGGTCTGTGCAGCTGGCAGGCGGCCAAAGCGCTCTGCGAACACATATCGAACAATCGGGACGATTTCCACGGACGGAACATCCTCGAGCTCGGGTCGGGCGTGGGCCTGTCCGGCATCTATCTGGCGAAATGCTACGAACCATCGATTATAGTGATGTCGGACTGCCACTCGTCGGTGCTGTCGGCGCTGAAGGAAAACGTTCGGCTGAACTTCCCCAATGCTGCGCCGGTAGAGTGTGACAATCCGCTGGTCAGCTTGCTGCTGGACAGTGGCAATACGCTGATGGGTGTGATGGATCTGGACTGGCAGTACATCAGCGCATCCAATCTCAGCCAGCTGATCGAGCCGGACGTGATCGTGGCGGCTGACATTGTGTACGATCATACCCTCTTCCCGGCACTGCTGTCCACGCTGAACTACATCTTCTGTCTGTCGCACAATCGGTGCAAGTTCGTGCTCGCTTGCACCGAACGGAACCAGGACACGTTGAACGAATTTCTGCAGCTTTTGA TAACGGCAAAGTTCCGCATTAACGAAGAGACGGTTTCACCATCGCGCCACTTTCATTGGGATAGTAGCGCGTCCAACATACGTATCTTCACGATATCAAGAGCATTCTCCTAA